A stretch of Prionailurus bengalensis isolate Pbe53 chromosome E4, Fcat_Pben_1.1_paternal_pri, whole genome shotgun sequence DNA encodes these proteins:
- the SEMA4A gene encoding semaphorin-4A isoform X1, with protein MALLAPGPDPWSLPGLFLFWLFLLPRLLTAGAAGQGPLPRVIYHAGDGRRVLGLFHQKGLQDFDTLLLSGDGGTLYVGAREAILALNIQDPGTPKLKNMIPWPASDQKKRECAFKKKSNETQCFNFIRVLVSLNATHLYTCGTFAFSPACTFIELQDSYLMPISQDKVVEGKGQSPFDPAHKHTAVLADGMLYSGTMNNFLGSEPILIRTLGPQPVLKTDNFLRWLQPDASFVAAIPSTHFVYFFFEETASEFEFFEKLHTSRVARVCKNDVGGDKLLQKKWTTFLKAQLLCAQPGQLPFNVVRHAVLLPATASADARVYATFSSQWQIGGTRSSAVCAFSLKDFRRVFEGKYKELNKETSRWTTYGVPEISPRPGSCSVGPSSDKALTFMKDHFLMDEQVVGTPVLVKSGVEYTRLAVETVQGVDGHSHLVMYLGTTTGSLHKAVGSGNNSVHLVEEIQLFPEPEPVRNLLLAPAQGAVFAGSSRGIWRVPRANCSVYESCVDCVLARDPHCAWDPESRSCRLLPTPIPKSWRQDMEQGNPRFACATGPVGRSRQPQSRPEIIKEVLSVPNSIVELPCPRLSALASYRWSHGKAAVPEASAAVYNGSLLLLLQDGVGGLYQCWATENDFSYPVVSYWVHSQDQPLALDPELAGIPRERVEAPLTRVGGGAALAAQRSYWPHFLTVTVLLALVLSGALLLLLASPLGALRARGKVRGCETLPPGEKAPLSRKQHLQPPKDHTTSAGEVDADNNHLGSEVA; from the exons ATGGCCCTCCTAGCCCCGGGCCCGGACCCCTGGAGCCTCCCGGgccttttcctcttctggctGTTTCTGCTGCCACGGTTGCTGACCGCGGGGGCCGCCGGGCAGGGGCCCCTACCCAGGGTCATATACCACGCAG GGGACGGACGCAGGGTTCTCGGCCTCTTCCACCAGAAGGGCCTCCAGGATTTCGACACTCTGCTTTTGAGTGGTGATGGAGGCACTCTCTACGTGGGGGCTCGGGAGGCCATTCTGGCCTTGAACATCCAGGATCCAGGGACGCCAAAGCTGAAGAACATG ATACCCTGGCCGGCCAGTgaccaaaaaaagagagaatgtgccTTTAAGAAGAAGAGTAATGAG acACAGTGCTTCAACTTTATCCGTGTCCTGGTCTCTCTCAACGCCACCCACCTATATACATGTGGCACCTTCGCCTTCAGCCCCGCTTGTACCTTCATC GAACTCCAAGATTCCTACCTGATGCCCATCTCCCAGGACAAAGTTGTGGAGGGGAAAGGCCAAAGCCCCTTCGACCCCGCCCATAAGCACACAGCTGTCTTGGCAG ATGGGATGCTCTATTCTGGCACCATGAACAACTTCTTGGGCAGCGAGCCCATCCTGATCCGCACGCTGGGACCCCAGCCTGTCCTCAAGACCGACAATTTCCTCCGCTGGCTGCAGC CGGACGCCTCCTTCGTGGCAGCTATCCCCTCGACCCACTTCGTCTACTTCTTCTTCGAGGAGACGGCCAGCGAGTTCGAGTTCTTCGAGAAGCTCCACACGTCCCGCGTGGCCAGAGTCTGCAAG AACGACGTGGGCGGAGACAAGCTGCTGCAGAAGAAGTGGACCACCTTCCTGAAGGCGCAGCTGCTCTGCGCGCAGCCGGGGCAGCTGCCTTTCAACGTCGTCCGCCACGCGGTGCTGCTGCCCGCCACTGCCTCCGCAGACGCCCGCGTCTACGCCACCTTCAGCTCCCAGTG GCAGATCGGTGGGACCAGGAGCTCTGCCgtctgtgccttctctctcaagGACTTCAGACGTGTCTTTGAGGGGAAGTACAAGGAGCTGAACAAAGAGACTTCACGCTGGACTACTTACGGGGTTCCCGAGATCAGTCCCCGGCCAGGCAGC TGCTCCGTGGGCCCCTCCTCTGATAAAGCCTTGACCTTCATGAAGGACCATTTCCTGATGGACGAGCAGGTGGTGGGGACCCCCGTGCTGGTGAAGTCTGGCGTGGAGTACACGAGACTCGCGGTGGAGACAGTCCAGGGCGTCGATGGGCACAGCCACCTGGTCATGTACCTGGGCACCA CCACGGGGTCCCTCCACAAGGCTGTGGGGAGTGGGAACAACAGTGTCCATCTGGTGGAGGAGATCCAGCTGTTCCCTGAACCTGAACCTGTCCGCAACCTGCTGCTGGCCCCCGCACAG GGTGCAGTGTTTGCGGGCTCCTCAAGGGGCATCTGGCGGGTCCCACGAGCCAACTGTAGCGTCTATGAGAGCTGTGTGGACTGTGTCCTTGCCCGGGACCCCCACTGTGCCTGGGATCCAGAGTCCCGGAGCTGCcgcctcctgcccacccccatccc GAAGTCCTGGAGGCAGGACATGGAGCAAGGGAACCCACGGTTCGCCTGTGCCACTGGCCCCGTGGGCAGAAGCCGCCAGCCTCAGAGCCGCCCCGAAATCA TTAAAGAAGTCCTGTCTGTCCCCAACTCCATCGTGGAGCTCCCCTGCCCCCGCCTGTCAGCCCTGGCGTCTTACCGCTGGAGTCACGGCAAAGCGGCGGTCCCAGAGGCCTCTGCGGCGGTCTACAACggctccctgctgctgctgctgcaggacggggtggggggcctgTACCAGTGCTGGGCCACGGAGAACGACTTTTCCTACCCTGTGGTCTCCTACTGGGTGCACAGCCAGGATCAGCCCCTGGCCCTGGACCCCGAACTGGCGGGCATCCCCCGGGAACGTGTGGAGGCCCCGTTGACCAGGGTCGGGGGCGGGGCCGCCCTGGCCGCCCAGCGGTCCTACTGGCCTCACTTCCTCACGGTCACTGTGCTCCTGGCCCTCGTGCTTTCTGgagccctcctccttctccttgccTCCCCGCTGGGGGCGCTCCGAGCCCGGGGCAAGGTGCGGGGCTGTGAGACCCTGCCTCCTGGGGAGAAGGCCCCCCTGAGCAGAAAGCAGCACCTCCAACCTCCCAAGGACCACACGACCTCGGCCGGCGAGGTGGACGCGGACAACAACCATCTGGGCTCCGAGGTGGCTTAA
- the SEMA4A gene encoding semaphorin-4A isoform X2 codes for MHPYPRLWTPGVLHCGWLEEPSGDSLWLSMALLAPGPDPWSLPGLFLFWLFLLPRLLTAGAAGQGPLPRVIYHAGDGRRVLGLFHQKGLQDFDTLLLSGDGGTLYVGAREAILALNIQDPGTPKLKNMIPWPASDQKKRECAFKKKSNETQCFNFIRVLVSLNATHLYTCGTFAFSPACTFIELQDSYLMPISQDKVVEGKGQSPFDPAHKHTAVLADGMLYSGTMNNFLGSEPILIRTLGPQPVLKTDNFLRWLQPDASFVAAIPSTHFVYFFFEETASEFEFFEKLHTSRVARVCKNDVGGDKLLQKKWTTFLKAQLLCAQPGQLPFNVVRHAVLLPATASADARVYATFSSQWQIGGTRSSAVCAFSLKDFRRVFEGKYKELNKETSRWTTYGVPEISPRPGSCSVGPSSDKALTFMKDHFLMDEQVVGTPVLVKSGVEYTRLAVETVQGVDGHSHLVMYLGTTTGSLHKAVGSGNNSVHLVEEIQLFPEPEPVRNLLLAPAQGAVFAGSSRGIWRVPRANCSVYESCVDCVLARDPHCAWDPESRSCRLLPTPIPKSWRQDMEQGNPRFACATGPVGRSRQPQSRPEIIKEVLSVPNSIVELPCPRLSALASYRWSHGKAAVPEASAAVYNGSLLLLLQDGVGGLYQCWATENDFSYPVVSYWVHSQDQPLALDPELAGIPRERVEAPLTRVGGGAALAAQRSYWPHFLTVTVLLALVLSGALLLLLASPLGALRARGKVRGCETLPPGEKAPLSRKQHLQPPKDHTTSAGEVDADNNHLGSEVA; via the exons ATGCACCCCTACCCAAGACTCTGGACACCTGGGGTTCTGCACTGTGGCTGGCTCGAGG AGCCATCTGGTGACAGCCTCTGGCTGAGCATGGCCCTCCTAGCCCCGGGCCCGGACCCCTGGAGCCTCCCGGgccttttcctcttctggctGTTTCTGCTGCCACGGTTGCTGACCGCGGGGGCCGCCGGGCAGGGGCCCCTACCCAGGGTCATATACCACGCAG GGGACGGACGCAGGGTTCTCGGCCTCTTCCACCAGAAGGGCCTCCAGGATTTCGACACTCTGCTTTTGAGTGGTGATGGAGGCACTCTCTACGTGGGGGCTCGGGAGGCCATTCTGGCCTTGAACATCCAGGATCCAGGGACGCCAAAGCTGAAGAACATG ATACCCTGGCCGGCCAGTgaccaaaaaaagagagaatgtgccTTTAAGAAGAAGAGTAATGAG acACAGTGCTTCAACTTTATCCGTGTCCTGGTCTCTCTCAACGCCACCCACCTATATACATGTGGCACCTTCGCCTTCAGCCCCGCTTGTACCTTCATC GAACTCCAAGATTCCTACCTGATGCCCATCTCCCAGGACAAAGTTGTGGAGGGGAAAGGCCAAAGCCCCTTCGACCCCGCCCATAAGCACACAGCTGTCTTGGCAG ATGGGATGCTCTATTCTGGCACCATGAACAACTTCTTGGGCAGCGAGCCCATCCTGATCCGCACGCTGGGACCCCAGCCTGTCCTCAAGACCGACAATTTCCTCCGCTGGCTGCAGC CGGACGCCTCCTTCGTGGCAGCTATCCCCTCGACCCACTTCGTCTACTTCTTCTTCGAGGAGACGGCCAGCGAGTTCGAGTTCTTCGAGAAGCTCCACACGTCCCGCGTGGCCAGAGTCTGCAAG AACGACGTGGGCGGAGACAAGCTGCTGCAGAAGAAGTGGACCACCTTCCTGAAGGCGCAGCTGCTCTGCGCGCAGCCGGGGCAGCTGCCTTTCAACGTCGTCCGCCACGCGGTGCTGCTGCCCGCCACTGCCTCCGCAGACGCCCGCGTCTACGCCACCTTCAGCTCCCAGTG GCAGATCGGTGGGACCAGGAGCTCTGCCgtctgtgccttctctctcaagGACTTCAGACGTGTCTTTGAGGGGAAGTACAAGGAGCTGAACAAAGAGACTTCACGCTGGACTACTTACGGGGTTCCCGAGATCAGTCCCCGGCCAGGCAGC TGCTCCGTGGGCCCCTCCTCTGATAAAGCCTTGACCTTCATGAAGGACCATTTCCTGATGGACGAGCAGGTGGTGGGGACCCCCGTGCTGGTGAAGTCTGGCGTGGAGTACACGAGACTCGCGGTGGAGACAGTCCAGGGCGTCGATGGGCACAGCCACCTGGTCATGTACCTGGGCACCA CCACGGGGTCCCTCCACAAGGCTGTGGGGAGTGGGAACAACAGTGTCCATCTGGTGGAGGAGATCCAGCTGTTCCCTGAACCTGAACCTGTCCGCAACCTGCTGCTGGCCCCCGCACAG GGTGCAGTGTTTGCGGGCTCCTCAAGGGGCATCTGGCGGGTCCCACGAGCCAACTGTAGCGTCTATGAGAGCTGTGTGGACTGTGTCCTTGCCCGGGACCCCCACTGTGCCTGGGATCCAGAGTCCCGGAGCTGCcgcctcctgcccacccccatccc GAAGTCCTGGAGGCAGGACATGGAGCAAGGGAACCCACGGTTCGCCTGTGCCACTGGCCCCGTGGGCAGAAGCCGCCAGCCTCAGAGCCGCCCCGAAATCA TTAAAGAAGTCCTGTCTGTCCCCAACTCCATCGTGGAGCTCCCCTGCCCCCGCCTGTCAGCCCTGGCGTCTTACCGCTGGAGTCACGGCAAAGCGGCGGTCCCAGAGGCCTCTGCGGCGGTCTACAACggctccctgctgctgctgctgcaggacggggtggggggcctgTACCAGTGCTGGGCCACGGAGAACGACTTTTCCTACCCTGTGGTCTCCTACTGGGTGCACAGCCAGGATCAGCCCCTGGCCCTGGACCCCGAACTGGCGGGCATCCCCCGGGAACGTGTGGAGGCCCCGTTGACCAGGGTCGGGGGCGGGGCCGCCCTGGCCGCCCAGCGGTCCTACTGGCCTCACTTCCTCACGGTCACTGTGCTCCTGGCCCTCGTGCTTTCTGgagccctcctccttctccttgccTCCCCGCTGGGGGCGCTCCGAGCCCGGGGCAAGGTGCGGGGCTGTGAGACCCTGCCTCCTGGGGAGAAGGCCCCCCTGAGCAGAAAGCAGCACCTCCAACCTCCCAAGGACCACACGACCTCGGCCGGCGAGGTGGACGCGGACAACAACCATCTGGGCTCCGAGGTGGCTTAA
- the SEMA4A gene encoding semaphorin-4A isoform X3, with product MWHLRLQPRLYLHRELLGTQLSDPSIPSTPTPGPSILWSSGKLCSSRCRTLELQDSYLMPISQDKVVEGKGQSPFDPAHKHTAVLADGMLYSGTMNNFLGSEPILIRTLGPQPVLKTDNFLRWLQPDASFVAAIPSTHFVYFFFEETASEFEFFEKLHTSRVARVCKNDVGGDKLLQKKWTTFLKAQLLCAQPGQLPFNVVRHAVLLPATASADARVYATFSSQWQIGGTRSSAVCAFSLKDFRRVFEGKYKELNKETSRWTTYGVPEISPRPGSCSVGPSSDKALTFMKDHFLMDEQVVGTPVLVKSGVEYTRLAVETVQGVDGHSHLVMYLGTTTGSLHKAVGSGNNSVHLVEEIQLFPEPEPVRNLLLAPAQGAVFAGSSRGIWRVPRANCSVYESCVDCVLARDPHCAWDPESRSCRLLPTPIPKSWRQDMEQGNPRFACATGPVGRSRQPQSRPEIIKEVLSVPNSIVELPCPRLSALASYRWSHGKAAVPEASAAVYNGSLLLLLQDGVGGLYQCWATENDFSYPVVSYWVHSQDQPLALDPELAGIPRERVEAPLTRVGGGAALAAQRSYWPHFLTVTVLLALVLSGALLLLLASPLGALRARGKVRGCETLPPGEKAPLSRKQHLQPPKDHTTSAGEVDADNNHLGSEVA from the exons ATGTGGCACCTTCGCCTTCAGCCCCGCTTGTACCTTCATCGTGAGTTATTGGGCACCCAGCTCTCGGACCCAAGCATCCCTTCCACACCTACTCCCGGCCCATCCATCCTCTGGAGCTCTGGAAAACTCTGCTCTTCCAGATGCAGGACCCTC GAACTCCAAGATTCCTACCTGATGCCCATCTCCCAGGACAAAGTTGTGGAGGGGAAAGGCCAAAGCCCCTTCGACCCCGCCCATAAGCACACAGCTGTCTTGGCAG ATGGGATGCTCTATTCTGGCACCATGAACAACTTCTTGGGCAGCGAGCCCATCCTGATCCGCACGCTGGGACCCCAGCCTGTCCTCAAGACCGACAATTTCCTCCGCTGGCTGCAGC CGGACGCCTCCTTCGTGGCAGCTATCCCCTCGACCCACTTCGTCTACTTCTTCTTCGAGGAGACGGCCAGCGAGTTCGAGTTCTTCGAGAAGCTCCACACGTCCCGCGTGGCCAGAGTCTGCAAG AACGACGTGGGCGGAGACAAGCTGCTGCAGAAGAAGTGGACCACCTTCCTGAAGGCGCAGCTGCTCTGCGCGCAGCCGGGGCAGCTGCCTTTCAACGTCGTCCGCCACGCGGTGCTGCTGCCCGCCACTGCCTCCGCAGACGCCCGCGTCTACGCCACCTTCAGCTCCCAGTG GCAGATCGGTGGGACCAGGAGCTCTGCCgtctgtgccttctctctcaagGACTTCAGACGTGTCTTTGAGGGGAAGTACAAGGAGCTGAACAAAGAGACTTCACGCTGGACTACTTACGGGGTTCCCGAGATCAGTCCCCGGCCAGGCAGC TGCTCCGTGGGCCCCTCCTCTGATAAAGCCTTGACCTTCATGAAGGACCATTTCCTGATGGACGAGCAGGTGGTGGGGACCCCCGTGCTGGTGAAGTCTGGCGTGGAGTACACGAGACTCGCGGTGGAGACAGTCCAGGGCGTCGATGGGCACAGCCACCTGGTCATGTACCTGGGCACCA CCACGGGGTCCCTCCACAAGGCTGTGGGGAGTGGGAACAACAGTGTCCATCTGGTGGAGGAGATCCAGCTGTTCCCTGAACCTGAACCTGTCCGCAACCTGCTGCTGGCCCCCGCACAG GGTGCAGTGTTTGCGGGCTCCTCAAGGGGCATCTGGCGGGTCCCACGAGCCAACTGTAGCGTCTATGAGAGCTGTGTGGACTGTGTCCTTGCCCGGGACCCCCACTGTGCCTGGGATCCAGAGTCCCGGAGCTGCcgcctcctgcccacccccatccc GAAGTCCTGGAGGCAGGACATGGAGCAAGGGAACCCACGGTTCGCCTGTGCCACTGGCCCCGTGGGCAGAAGCCGCCAGCCTCAGAGCCGCCCCGAAATCA TTAAAGAAGTCCTGTCTGTCCCCAACTCCATCGTGGAGCTCCCCTGCCCCCGCCTGTCAGCCCTGGCGTCTTACCGCTGGAGTCACGGCAAAGCGGCGGTCCCAGAGGCCTCTGCGGCGGTCTACAACggctccctgctgctgctgctgcaggacggggtggggggcctgTACCAGTGCTGGGCCACGGAGAACGACTTTTCCTACCCTGTGGTCTCCTACTGGGTGCACAGCCAGGATCAGCCCCTGGCCCTGGACCCCGAACTGGCGGGCATCCCCCGGGAACGTGTGGAGGCCCCGTTGACCAGGGTCGGGGGCGGGGCCGCCCTGGCCGCCCAGCGGTCCTACTGGCCTCACTTCCTCACGGTCACTGTGCTCCTGGCCCTCGTGCTTTCTGgagccctcctccttctccttgccTCCCCGCTGGGGGCGCTCCGAGCCCGGGGCAAGGTGCGGGGCTGTGAGACCCTGCCTCCTGGGGAGAAGGCCCCCCTGAGCAGAAAGCAGCACCTCCAACCTCCCAAGGACCACACGACCTCGGCCGGCGAGGTGGACGCGGACAACAACCATCTGGGCTCCGAGGTGGCTTAA
- the SEMA4A gene encoding semaphorin-4A isoform X4, translated as MPISQDKVVEGKGQSPFDPAHKHTAVLADGMLYSGTMNNFLGSEPILIRTLGPQPVLKTDNFLRWLQPDASFVAAIPSTHFVYFFFEETASEFEFFEKLHTSRVARVCKNDVGGDKLLQKKWTTFLKAQLLCAQPGQLPFNVVRHAVLLPATASADARVYATFSSQWQIGGTRSSAVCAFSLKDFRRVFEGKYKELNKETSRWTTYGVPEISPRPGSCSVGPSSDKALTFMKDHFLMDEQVVGTPVLVKSGVEYTRLAVETVQGVDGHSHLVMYLGTTTGSLHKAVGSGNNSVHLVEEIQLFPEPEPVRNLLLAPAQGAVFAGSSRGIWRVPRANCSVYESCVDCVLARDPHCAWDPESRSCRLLPTPIPKSWRQDMEQGNPRFACATGPVGRSRQPQSRPEIIKEVLSVPNSIVELPCPRLSALASYRWSHGKAAVPEASAAVYNGSLLLLLQDGVGGLYQCWATENDFSYPVVSYWVHSQDQPLALDPELAGIPRERVEAPLTRVGGGAALAAQRSYWPHFLTVTVLLALVLSGALLLLLASPLGALRARGKVRGCETLPPGEKAPLSRKQHLQPPKDHTTSAGEVDADNNHLGSEVA; from the exons ATGCCCATCTCCCAGGACAAAGTTGTGGAGGGGAAAGGCCAAAGCCCCTTCGACCCCGCCCATAAGCACACAGCTGTCTTGGCAG ATGGGATGCTCTATTCTGGCACCATGAACAACTTCTTGGGCAGCGAGCCCATCCTGATCCGCACGCTGGGACCCCAGCCTGTCCTCAAGACCGACAATTTCCTCCGCTGGCTGCAGC CGGACGCCTCCTTCGTGGCAGCTATCCCCTCGACCCACTTCGTCTACTTCTTCTTCGAGGAGACGGCCAGCGAGTTCGAGTTCTTCGAGAAGCTCCACACGTCCCGCGTGGCCAGAGTCTGCAAG AACGACGTGGGCGGAGACAAGCTGCTGCAGAAGAAGTGGACCACCTTCCTGAAGGCGCAGCTGCTCTGCGCGCAGCCGGGGCAGCTGCCTTTCAACGTCGTCCGCCACGCGGTGCTGCTGCCCGCCACTGCCTCCGCAGACGCCCGCGTCTACGCCACCTTCAGCTCCCAGTG GCAGATCGGTGGGACCAGGAGCTCTGCCgtctgtgccttctctctcaagGACTTCAGACGTGTCTTTGAGGGGAAGTACAAGGAGCTGAACAAAGAGACTTCACGCTGGACTACTTACGGGGTTCCCGAGATCAGTCCCCGGCCAGGCAGC TGCTCCGTGGGCCCCTCCTCTGATAAAGCCTTGACCTTCATGAAGGACCATTTCCTGATGGACGAGCAGGTGGTGGGGACCCCCGTGCTGGTGAAGTCTGGCGTGGAGTACACGAGACTCGCGGTGGAGACAGTCCAGGGCGTCGATGGGCACAGCCACCTGGTCATGTACCTGGGCACCA CCACGGGGTCCCTCCACAAGGCTGTGGGGAGTGGGAACAACAGTGTCCATCTGGTGGAGGAGATCCAGCTGTTCCCTGAACCTGAACCTGTCCGCAACCTGCTGCTGGCCCCCGCACAG GGTGCAGTGTTTGCGGGCTCCTCAAGGGGCATCTGGCGGGTCCCACGAGCCAACTGTAGCGTCTATGAGAGCTGTGTGGACTGTGTCCTTGCCCGGGACCCCCACTGTGCCTGGGATCCAGAGTCCCGGAGCTGCcgcctcctgcccacccccatccc GAAGTCCTGGAGGCAGGACATGGAGCAAGGGAACCCACGGTTCGCCTGTGCCACTGGCCCCGTGGGCAGAAGCCGCCAGCCTCAGAGCCGCCCCGAAATCA TTAAAGAAGTCCTGTCTGTCCCCAACTCCATCGTGGAGCTCCCCTGCCCCCGCCTGTCAGCCCTGGCGTCTTACCGCTGGAGTCACGGCAAAGCGGCGGTCCCAGAGGCCTCTGCGGCGGTCTACAACggctccctgctgctgctgctgcaggacggggtggggggcctgTACCAGTGCTGGGCCACGGAGAACGACTTTTCCTACCCTGTGGTCTCCTACTGGGTGCACAGCCAGGATCAGCCCCTGGCCCTGGACCCCGAACTGGCGGGCATCCCCCGGGAACGTGTGGAGGCCCCGTTGACCAGGGTCGGGGGCGGGGCCGCCCTGGCCGCCCAGCGGTCCTACTGGCCTCACTTCCTCACGGTCACTGTGCTCCTGGCCCTCGTGCTTTCTGgagccctcctccttctccttgccTCCCCGCTGGGGGCGCTCCGAGCCCGGGGCAAGGTGCGGGGCTGTGAGACCCTGCCTCCTGGGGAGAAGGCCCCCCTGAGCAGAAAGCAGCACCTCCAACCTCCCAAGGACCACACGACCTCGGCCGGCGAGGTGGACGCGGACAACAACCATCTGGGCTCCGAGGTGGCTTAA